TATTCAGTAGTTTACTTTCTATGTAAAGGCCTTGGTCATAAACCAAAGCCCTTTCATCAACTATCTCTATTTTTTTATTCTTATAAAAAACCTTTATCAATTCTCGTAATTCATGTGCTAATTCATGTCCATCTAAAAATAAATAAATCATAATGTTTCCCCTCATCAATTAATAACTAATTCTTTCAATATATTTTGTATAGTATTTCTATCACAGCCTATTTCCTTAAGTACATCATCATATGCTAATCCCATATAATTAAATTCTTTTAAGTCATCATAGTCAATATCTATGTCTTTGGAAAACTTAGATTTTTTATATTTCATCCCCATACCTCCCAAAATTTTTTGCTTCATCATATACTATTATCTCTATAAACTTTGGAATTTATAAGGCTATTTCTTTTTTCCATTAATTGATAAACGGATTAGACACTCTTTCAGCTCCTATTGTACTATGAGGACCATGTCCTGGATATACCCTAATATTATCATCAAATTTTAATAATTTTGTCTTAATAGATTTTATTATCTCTTCAAAAGACCCACCAGGAAAATCTGTTCTGCCGATAGAACCTGCAAATAATGTATCTCCCGTCAATAAAATATCTTCTATACTTAAACAAATACCTCCTTTAGTATGCCCTGGGGTATGTATTACTTCTGCTTTCATATTGCCAAATTCTATTATATCTCCATCTTTCAAAGTTTTATGGGGAGTCATTTCAACTTTTTTATTATTCATAACCCCTGTAAAGTTTTCAGATGAATTTTTAAGCATATACTCATCTTCACCATGGATCAATATTGGTACATCTAATTCATTATGTACATCTTCTAAAGCGCCTATATGATCACCATGCCCATGAGTTAATACTATATATTTTATATCTAGACCCAATGCGTTAATCTCTGCAAGAATAGTCTTTGCATCGGCTCCAGGATCAACTATTATACCTTCTTTAGTATTTTCACAAC
This DNA window, taken from Clostridiisalibacter paucivorans DSM 22131, encodes the following:
- a CDS encoding MBL fold metallo-hydrolase; the protein is MIFKRIPVGLYAANCYIIGCENTKEGIIVDPGADAKTILAEINALGLDIKYIVLTHGHGDHIGALEDVHNELDVPILIHGEDEYMLKNSSENFTGVMNNKKVEMTPHKTLKDGDIIEFGNMKAEVIHTPGHTKGGICLSIEDILLTGDTLFAGSIGRTDFPGGSFEEIIKSIKTKLLKFDDNIRVYPGHGPHSTIGAERVSNPFIN